In Platichthys flesus chromosome 20, fPlaFle2.1, whole genome shotgun sequence, a single genomic region encodes these proteins:
- the si:ch1073-13h15.3 gene encoding inactive all-trans-retinol 13,14-reductase: MWLLVFLVWLVIWAGGTYWYLFGKPSPFSLESLRPPGPREFDQKKRDKVIKQGFSLDKVPEGLDVIVIGSGIGGLTAGATLAKAGKKVLVLEQHDQAGGCCHTYIEKGFEFDVGLHYIGQVHENSLLRIAFDQISEGQLEFTQLNPHFDTIQIGLGEDKREYTMVSGKTDMKTHLMKQFPDETEAIETFFKIMKISAKKTHYLATLKLIPQWVALFLLKSGIADLFSEVFRLSGTGASGLVNTLTKNKDLHVMFSYLFYGVPPKDSSVLINALLIHHYKRGAYYPRGGASEIAFHIVRTIQRYGGNCLVRAPVSQILVNEKGAAYGVKVRKGQEELEVHAPVVVSNCGIFTTFEKLLPPEIRVKQDIQERLNMMKHARGSFLVFSGFDGTEEEVGLESTNFWLFKNNDMDKSMDDFFALSKEEAPDNIPMMFITMPSAKDPESKIRNPGKCCMTILTMVKYEWFEEWKDTTVRKRGSDYYDYKMRFAKNLFDWACTLFPKIRDKLVFQDVATPLTNMHYLGAQRGAMYSAEHNIERFYAEAVARNRCNTPVKNLYMSGQDVFSCGIAGALHGGLLCASTVLDHIVYIDLLLLKKKLKRRKAKELKKLQ, translated from the exons ATGTGGCTGCTGGTTTTCTTAGTGTGGTTGGTGATATGGGCCGGCGGGACGTACTGGTACCTGTTTGGGAAACCGAGTCCGTTCTCCCTGGAGTCGCTGAGACCACCAGGACCTCGAGAGTTTGATCAGAAGAAGCGGGACAAGGTCATCAAGCAAG GTTTCAGCCTCGACAAGGTTCCTGAGGGTCTGGATGTCATCGTCATCGGCAGTGGTATCGGCGGACTGACGGCCGGCGCCACGCTGGCCAAAGCCGGGAAGAAAGTCCTGGTGCTGGAGCAACACGACCAGGCCGGCGGCTGCTGCCACACCTACATCGAGAAAGGCTTCGAGTTTGATGTTG ggcTTCACTACATTGGCCAGGTCCACGAGAACAGTCTGCTGCGGATCGCCTTCGACCAGATCTCTGAGGGTCAGCTGGAGTTCACGCAGCTGAACCCCCACTTCGACACCATCCAGATCGGCCTGGGCGAGGACAAGCGCGAGTACACCATGGTGTCTGGTAAGACGGACATGAAAACTCATCTGATGAAGCAGTTTCCAGATGAAACCGAGGCCATCGAGACCTTCTTCAAAATCATGAAG ATCTCAGCGAAGAAGACTCACTACCTGGCGACGCTGAAGCTGATCCCTCAGTGGGTTGCTCTCTTCCTGCTGAAGTCCGGCATCGCAGACCTCTTCTCCGAGGTCTTCCGCCTCTCTGGCACAGGCGCGTCCGGTTTGGTGAACACACTGACGAAGAACAAGGACCTCCACGTCATGTTCTCCTACCTCTTCTACG GCGTTCCTCCGAAGGACTCCAGCGTTCTGATCAACGCCCTCCTGATTCATCACTACAAACGAGGGGCCTACTACCCCAGAGGTGGTGCCAGTGAAATCGCCTTCCACATCGTCCGCACCATCCAGAGATACGGAGGAAACTGCCTGGTCCGAGCTCCTGTCTCCCAGATCCTGGTGAATGAGAAGGGGGCAGCGTACG GCGTGAAGGTGAGGAAAggccaggaggagctggaggttcACGCGCCTGTGGTCGTCTCCAACTGTGGAATCTTCACCACCTTCGAGAAACTTCTTCCACCTGAGATCCGGGTCAAGCAAG ATATCCAGGAGCGGCTGAACATGATGAAACACGCCCGAGGGTCGTTCTTGGTCTTCAGCGGCTTCGATgggactgaggaggaggtgggccTCGAGTCCACAAACTTCTGGCTGTTCAAGAACAATGATATGGACAAGTC gaTGGACGACTTCTTTGCACTGAGCAAAGAGGAAGCACCAGATAACATCCCCATGATGTTCATCACGATGCCGTCTGCTAAAGACCCAGAGTCCAAAATCAGAAACCCAG GAAAATGTTGCATGACAATTCTGACCATGGTGAAGTACGAGTGGTTCGAGGAGTGGAAGGACACGACCGTGCGGAAACGGGGCAGCGACTACTACGACTACAAAATGCGGTTTGCGAAGAACCTTTTCGACTGGGCCTGCACGCTGTTCCCTAAAATCAGAGACAAG CTGGTTTTCCAGGATGTGGCGACCCCGCTGACCAACATGCACTACCTGGGTGCCCAACGTGGAGCCATGTACTCCGCAGAGCATAACATTGAGCGTTTCTATGCGGAGGCCGTGGCGAGGAACAGGTGCAACACCCCCGTCAAAAACCTCTACATGTCAG GCCAAGACGTGTTCAGCTGTGGGATAGCAGGAGCTCTCCATGGCGGACTCCTCTGCGCCTCTACCGTGTTGGATCACATCGTCTACATCGACTTGCTGCTTCttaagaagaagctgaagaggaggaaagccAAAGAACTGAAGAAACTGCAGTGA